A genomic window from Chrysoperla carnea chromosome 3, inChrCarn1.1, whole genome shotgun sequence includes:
- the LOC123296619 gene encoding amphoterin-induced protein 2-like: MKIMLHTIIFTIITLTKLYNCCTIYDINRYAYYNRVCERTYKNISAYCSYDGIKIINDNTTKLSPEIFARVENMFRYLDSSNGSIETIKSFTFKKMYSLKYLLLNNNQISDLEPNAFNLLNNLKYL, encoded by the exons atgaag aTAATGcttcatacaattatttttacaataatcacTTTAACAAAACTTTACAATTGTTGTACCATTTACGATATAAACCGGTATGCATATTATAATAGAGTTTGTGAAAGaacatacaaaaacatttctGCTTACTGCTCATATGatggaataaaaattataaacgataATACAACGAAATTATCCCCTGAAATATTTGCACGAGTTGAGAATATGTTTCGATATTTGGATTCATCAAATGGCAGCATAGAAACTATCAAATCtttcactttcaaaaaaatgtattctttgaAGTACTTGTTATTGAACAACAATCAAATTTCAGACTTAGAACCGAAcgcatttaatttattgaataatttgaagtattta